One Coffea eugenioides isolate CCC68of chromosome 2, Ceug_1.0, whole genome shotgun sequence genomic window, TCATAAAATCCAGAGACTTGGAGAGCAAATTGGCACCGACTTGGGCGGTATGCCTGGTGAAATATCTGATTTGATATGTGATCTCCAAAATGCAGCTGTTAATTCAAATCAAAGCCTTAGAAGAGTTGCAGTTGGACCGGAAGACCACTTCTTCTTACCAAGTTCAATGGAACATGACAATTTTAGAGACTCGCGCTCTTCTCAAGAGGATAGGAAGGAAAAATTACCATCTGATACAAACCCTAGGATGGATGCACATGGTGTTCTTGGCCAAATCCTCTTTGATGCGTGTGTCCCGAAAAACATTGAAGGTTGGGATATCAAATTTTCTGGTTCTTTGAACGGCCAGCCATTTGCTTCTGCTTCTAGGCGTTCACCCTTGAAGGCTATCAAATTTATAGGTCGTTCGAGATTGTGACCAGGTCTGATATGAGTTGACATatttgaggtaaattttctaATTATGTTTAGTAAACTGCATTCTTTAGATAAGAATGGCATGTCTCTGAGAAATAAAGTTGCATAAGAGGTGATTTTGCCAAGGATTGAGCAACAAATCCGTTTGTCGGGTACTTTGTAGCGTGAGGGGTATATTATATATGCCTGTGATACTGTCAACTATATattggtgattaaaaatgacaAATCTTTGAGTAGCTGCTGAAAGCATATGGCTCTGAGCGAAGGAAGGGTAGAAGGGGGTGTCCTTTCATCTTTCTGTGACACGCTTAAAAAGCCATTGTAACCTGTATTGCTATGGCATGTTCAATAGGAGTTCGAAGCTATGGGTGCCTGCAGAGCACGTGATGGAAGACAACGAGCCTACTTTTGTAAATAGTGTTAATATATGAGGTTTTTTTTTGGAAGGAGTGTTAATATGTGAGTTGAAAGACGGAATTACTTAACTGTTACAAGCGTATTAACCCTGGTTTTTTGTTTAATATGTTATTAGCATGTTATTAAGTcctgcttttccttttttattccttcttgtccaacatgcaacacaagAAAGAAAGTCCCTTTTCACATTGTTCGACTTTGTGGTCCATGTTTTCTTCATTTGGAAATTGTGTTCGATTTCATAGTCAATATCTTTTGCAGAACTATTGTCAAGGAAAATAATGTGCTTGGAAAAAATGTAAATACTCATCTGTAGTAATAATCATTTCCTTGTATTTTCcgttggacaaaaaaaaaaaaaaacagatgaCCTTTGGTCATTAATTCACTCACTCAATAGAATGCAATACAACCTTGACATTTAGATTAGGAATATCCCTTGATCTTCTACGAAATTGTAGCCGTGGGCCATCAATTTAAACATTACCTTGTTGTATCTCTCTTCTTTTCGTGTGTAAAAATATATAGTTTGAAAtaatagttttttcttttttcattttaaacAGCTATTCCATTTGAATAATAAGAACCATACGAAGGACCAGGTTGTTTGGATTCCATTTTTTGgagagtttttttatttttttttcctttaaaattatTGTAGCATTTTTTAGAATGTGACGTATGTGGGGTAAAGAAGTGACCGAGAACTGTGTAAGAAAGATAttcatgaaaaatgaaaaaattgtcCCTTAAAACTAGCAATTCAAACAAAAAACTTCTAATGCAATTGTGGGGCATAGAACATAACTTTGTGGGGAAATTCCAAAATTACCGTGGcttattattttgagaaaaagcgATTTACAGCTACAATtcttattgaaaattgaattttgACAAGTAGATTGTCAATCattagattttctttttcttttctgaaaAATCTTAATAATTAGTTGGATAGGCCTCGAACGCCTAATGAGATCATTATTCAAGTGATCATTAACTCGATATGGATCATTTACTAAAACTTACATGACTAAATTATTCATCGCTTAATTCGTGGACCATCGTAAGCTATTTTCAATAATAGATATATGGTAGCTTCGGTTTgcctaataataagttagtaagAAATATTTCTAAACTCATCTGTTGACTATAAAGTAGACTTTTTTTACCAAGCGCCCAATGTATTTAATTTACACCATATGAATGTAGAGACACACACTTATTGCACCCGTGTAGTTAGACACTTTCCCAATTTAATATTACTCttataaaaaaaactaatttttaaaGCCCATCATAATGATGTCTTGTTAGAAATTTTATTTTGGTTCAGACTAGTGAATAAGATTTGTGTCGCTTACTAAATATATATTTAGTACAATCCAAATAATTTCTCGCAGTCCTTATTTGGTCCATTAGGCAGTATTATATTGGTCAAAAATCAATTATTTGGCTTTCCAAGTAATTAGTCGtgattgatatatatatattttttaaaaaatcgtttaaaacgtctctcacatttcattaaaatgaaaattttcatctttatttttaaatatttacatTACATCTCCTACAAATTAAAGTTTACAAACTTTGGTCTCAACATAATTTTTAAACAACTTTTTAGCCTGGAACTATCACGTAACCCACATGcaataatttttatatatagaAATATCAGATCCCAGTTATTTCGTggcaaaaatgaatatgaatttGGTCAGATCTCAATTTTTTTGAAGGGAAAAATGAATATGATTCAGATCAAATCTAACTTTTTAGGgacaaaaatgaatatgaatctagttatttatttaattgcaaatgGGATCTAGTCTTTTTATCCCTCAAAAAACTAGTCATGTATGATTTCAAGATAAAAAGTGATCGAAAACCTAAATTGATATCAAATTTTATCAacttaattttgtaaaaaatgtaaaaaaatgtAAAGTTACTATTTTAAAATTGAAAggatgaaaaaaaattcatttgacaaaatatAAGAgatgttttgaacgatttttccaaatttttacACGTaaccaataaataaataaacaaactcTTGATCTGCCCAAAAACAAACTCAAGGCAAAAGGCAAAAGAACTGAACGCATTAATTGGAGAAATAAAAGGTTCAGAAGAACGTTTGGATGGTGAGAATCTTTCATGTCCTAAAATTTGCGAGATGTCCACATCCAGACCTTATAATTTCTTCATGAAGTGGTTTGCCCCAAATAAGTAGTGCACCAGCTCTTGTACTTTTACAGCAAACGCAACGCTTTGTTGGTtacgtgattttttttttgcacggACTTGTCTTGGCACTCCGCCAGAGACCGCGTCCTTGTTGCTTGGTTTTCGTCTGGGATAATCTCAAAAAGTTCCCCTCAGATTTTTGACAGTATTACTGAGCTCCTctgaattttcaaaaatttactTACCTCCCTCCCTTGACtccaaccttttttttttttgtaaacaaACCGGCCCATGTTAGGAGAagtaatatataaataaatgatttcaaaaagagagaagagaacTTCATAtcaaaaatgcaattttatggtCTTAGTTATTAACTTATTATAAAACTGCatacaaataaaattttatgatacgaagaccaaaaaaaaaaataaaatgtagGAGTGTATCACAAATGGTTTTGAAAACATTTTTTAGTAGTGTACCAAATTGCAGATTTATTCTATTTCATTGGGTTCATTTTTCATCTGTGTCACATATATGCTACAAAATACCTCAAATTTATTATTTCTAATTCTATGGAAAAAAATAATGATTTGAAGGaaaaataatttccaaaaaatTTCACTCTTTCAACTACACAATCTTTTTaaagaaataatgaaaattctCAAGAACTCCGGATTGGAAGTCATAACATTACAAGGAGAACATAAAGTTCATTGCATATTTAAATGCACAATAAACACAAAAGTGTGCCTAAAATGGCTCCAAATTTGTGATGATAATATTTTTAATAGTGATTCTAAActtatttgttttatttctaaTTGTAAAAATAAATGCCATTTCTTTTTTAGTCAAAGCactttaataataataataataataatgaggGAAGGTAGCTAATGTTGGATCCTACTTGGTCGAAAAGGAAAGTAAGTGATATTTATGAAAGTGTTGGGTGAGCTCAATAATATGTACAGTAGATATATGAAATTACCACTTTCCTTTTCTGTTCTCACCCCCTTGCTCTCCAGACTCCACGGTTATCAACATAAGTAGATAACATGGCAACTCCATTCAGCCAGAATTTTCGTCGTCCTCTCACGTGCCCGGCATGTGGATTGGAATCATCATGTTGTTCGCGCATCACGCGTTAGTTTTCCCATCTGGCATCGCCTGCCAGTGTCCCATGTGCCCGTGCTTCCGTCTTTCTGATCTTCTGCTGCATTTGCTCTCTTCCCGCTGCATTCTCTCTCCCACTacattctctttctttctttttttggttttttttgggataatgtTGCTCTATCACTTATCCGCATCCTCTGGAACCTGGTACAAAATTTTGTTGACCTCCTCCTTTGTTGTAATaggctttcttcttcatctctTTTTTGGGATAATGTTGCTCTATCACTTATCCGCATCCTCTGGAACCTGGTACAAAATTTTGTTGACCTCCTCCTTTGTTGTAATaggctttcttcttcatctccGGTGAGGTCAGATCTTCTCTTCAGgttgcctctttttttttttttttttgctaaagtTCGTATTTCTTTTTGTCCCTTGTCCACTGACGTGCAGTTTTCTGCTTTTTTTCTCATCCACGGGCTTGTTACCGCCCAAGGACGTGCCATCTTCAGTGTTGGTTGCAGATCTTGTGCTTTCTTCTTTCTCTCCAGTGAGGTCGGGTCTTCTCTTCAGGTTGCTCTGTATTCATGTTTTTCTCCTCCTCTGTAAAAACTTGTTTGATGCTAATGGTTCTTGTGTTTTGTTGTGCAAGCATTTTTTTCATTGCTTTTAGGAGACTGGTTTGTGATTTCTTTGGTAGCTGGGATTTGGACTCTGGAAGCCGTTTGTTTGGCTGCCCCTCTTTACTTGTCTTTCCCTCTCCTCCCCATCATCAAATTCCAGCCACATCTTCTAATGTAGCTCTCTACTACTTACAGACGGAATCCGCAGTAGAAGTTTCTGAACTGAAAAAGGAAAGCTAATCTCAGGGAGATAGATAGAAGAGAAGGTACGACGGCGTCCAAGATGCAGAGTATCGCGGTTCTTCAGACCGAGAATAACCTTGCAACCGGAGGTATAttttcttcaactttcttccttctctcaATATCTCAATCTCTCTCTTTCGcgctcttttttcttttgtttcaattaatctgAATTTCTATCTACATTTCAACGGAGTAGTAGTATATCGTCCTTAATTGGTGCACAACATTAGGAAATCTTGTTCTCTTTCGTTGTTTCCCCTCTTTAATAATCGAACCACTTCAAGAAAAAAACCGACCTTGGGAATTATTTTGCCCTAATACCCATTGTGGGTTTCGtaaattttggtaatttattATATTTAGCTAAGAGAATTGGAGGTTTTGGTATAATTTGTGTAAAATTCCACGATTTTTCGGCTAGCAGTTTGGGCTTTAGAATTGTTGGCTTTGTCTGAATTTTTATCTCTTCTATATTTAATGGATATCTGAGGATCATTTAGTATCTGAAACTAATAAATCTACCAACGCTTACAGTCATGAGTGTAGAGTTAACTAAATATGTTAACCTCTTTATGAATAACTTTTTAAGGACTTTTATGCTAATTCTTCGCATTCAAAAAGGAGATAAATGGAAGAAACATTATTTTCTGATATTAGAGACACCTGCGGGAAAGAAGATGATAGCAAGTTACTGACCCCAGGTAGTATGAGATGAGATTGTATTGTAATTGAGCAGGGTTCACTTATCATAATAGATTGAATTTTGTAGTTTTGAACTGATACATTGTTCTTTTGATTGACTGAATGGCAATTTGGGAGCCATGCagtttgtttttcttgtttttattttcttataatcCAAACCTGAAAAGGATTTGTTTTTTTCTCTTCCGAGTGATTGTTTGGTTTTCCAAAGATTTAAATTTTCCAGAGATTGATTGTTTGGTTTTCCGAAGGTCAATCTCTTTAACccaagaaaataataatattaaactgaaaaacaacaaaaatgttgTCTTGGGAAACTATTGTTTATTTACATGGCTTGGAAGTTGAAATTGCCAGAAACAAGAAGCTCACTTTCTCTGATGGTCATATTTCTTCATCAGGTTGACCATTGCCAAAAAGAAGAGCTTAGCCACAAGACATCTCATAGCAATATCACGTcttattgttgaaaattttgattttatggTAGTGTTTGTAGGTTGAGTTATGACCCATGATTTATGCTCAGGCCCTTAAAATGGAGATATATAGTTAAGAAAAGTATAAAGGATTGGGGTGGCTTCAACATTTACCTTCAACTAATTTTCCttgtgtttttcctttttgaatTCAGCTTTGTGGAAATTGTGGCTCCTGTTTTCTCGCGGGATGCTTGGCGATGTGTTTGGCATATGATTCAGGTTCCCTTCTCTAACTTTGTCATTTGTATACGTATGTTTTAAGCCTTGTTGTACCTCCAACTATTTTTGCTTTTAGCTGCTCTCATTAGCCTTGGTTCTTTCCAGCTTAGAGCTCACGCTGATTTTTTACTTTCAATAACATTTCTAGAATGATTTGGTGCATGGTTGGGGATTGGATTTTGCGCTAAGGAGATGTGTGGAGGTCAGTGGTTTTATTTGTTTCTTATCACTGTATTATTTGAAAGATTTAGAAAAGAAGGCTTGTCTACCTGCTTTTCATATTCCTGTTGGAAGGAGAGATCTGCGGGACAGTGGCATGTAAAACAGATAAAATTGGAAAACATGTAtgtatttcaaatggatgtctGCGTATTATCAGTTTCATTGTAAGTGTATTTTGCCTGTGTAGCCTGCACATGAGAAAATTGATGTGGTTGACTCTCAGTGGATAGTTCATCAAGTTATTCCTTCTCTGGGAAGTCAGGTCAGTTAACTACTTTATTACAACCATCGGGActtgcttttccttttcctagaGGTGATTAAAATAATGAAGTTTAGTTGTTTGCAAATGTTGTTCTGTTCAactttaatttccatttttgagCAAATGGTTCTTCATTGATAATATACGCAACTTTTTAGCAGCAACCCCcttatttacatttttttcttcCACGTCAATTATCCTACTTGTCCCTTGATCTGGTTTCCCCTCATTTAGATTTGTTTTGTTGATAATGATGCTAACAGCTTCAGCTTCGTTGATTCCAGGGTCAATCTGAAAATGGAAAAGCTCCTTGGCAAGGGGTATGTAAGCTGTTACTTGTTCGGTTTCCATTTCAACCTTTCTGTATATTTTTTTATTGAGGCCTTTTCTTTGTCCTTCGTTTTTtttgcaaaagtcaactctgaAAGCTTCTTCATCCAATTTTATGGTAATCTGAGTTATTCTATATCACCTACATTCTAACAATCATGTTTAAATTAGGATTCATAGGTCTTATATCTGCACTCTGTTTGAATTGCATGATTTTGCATTGAACTGAATTTCATTAGATTTGTCCAAACATCAAGTAACTAGCTTGAATTCTTTTCTATctaatttggtaggtaagagagAGGTGCAGAAGTGAGTGGGTGCAGTTTCAAGATCGCCTAGCCAATGCAGATAAGAAATATATTGAACAGTTTGGGAGGACTTTGAATTAGCTAATTTCTGGTTATTACCTgtaactttcttcattttcttttgtccTTTTTCCATCTTTGTATCATTGTACGGAAGGGTGTTTTGGAGCCCAATTCTCTCACTCGAtgtctttaaattttttttttttttagcttctAGCGGGCGGTAGCTGAACTTCCTGTAGTAGTGAAAACTAACGATCTGAAACTGGAAGAGAGTGATCCTTTTTTGTGTATAAATAGATTAGACTTTGCTTCATTTGACTCCCATATTGCCAatattcatttccttttctttcttttttcttttccttttgtttttttcgcccttttttcccttttctattttcttgagGCGGGGAGGTGTGGGTGGGAATCCGTTGGTTGCCTCATACTGAACTCACCCGCTTACAGTTGTTATTTGGAGAACCATCCCCTGTTACCACTTTATTGAGCTTATTACCATCAGCAGTGGGATTATATGAGTTGGAGTACTTACCTACTTTCTGTTTAATATTTCACTATTAAGTTGCGAATTTGGAGACGGAATTTCTGTTATATGCCAAATTTCTAATATTCTGGGTATCTCTTTTGCAGGAACGAGGTATTTGAACAACAGAAAGTTTTGTATCCTTTTAAGTTTTCTTGCATTTGGGTATTGATACTACTCACCTTTATTGCTCTGACTCCTACTTCTTTGCACAAGTTCCCTTTGACCTGCAATgcttctttactttttttttctcttaactTCTTGTAGCTCTGATTGGAAAAGAAATATAGAGACATTGGAGAAAAATAGTGTAACCAGTCTGAGGACATTGATCAATCTTGGTTCTGAAGTGTACATGCAAGCTGATGTTTATGTCTCTTCATACCATATCAATGTCATTTTACTTGGTTGTACATAGGATTAGTATACATTTGAAGTGTTTATCAAGATATGAAAGAATTCATTTCTCTTTTGTTTGAGGTGTGTGTGATTTATTATAACTCTATATGTTTGTGTCTGCCTATGcactgaaaaaaaaagaaagtatatGGTACCTTAGTTGTTCCAAGTATGTCTTCAGCTATGGTGAACAAAGTGTTGTAGGTTCTTTGGGCTACGAGCTTGGGTTTTGGTAGTCTCAGTACCAGATGGAATCATGTCAGATTGATATAGGGTGCAAGAGAAGTGTTCTTTACTTGATGTGATGGTGCTTACTGTAAACAAATATGAGAGATAATTGCAGAAACAAGGCAAAAACAATCAATTATGGGGACAGTTCAAAACTTTAACAGCTTACGAATAAGCGATCGAACCTGAATTTATCTTTCCTGATTTCCAATTTTCAACTCTAGATATTCCCCAGGCAATCATGACCTTCAAGCTTCTCATCATAACTATGCGTCTTTAGGAAACATCTGTTTTTTTGAACTTGATAAGTGGAGCCGATCCATGTATTCTTAAGGTAGCTATGTCAATGATTGAGTTGGAATGGAACAAACAAAAGAGAATGATTTATAATGTCAATGTATCTATGAATGATTTATAAGCCTATGTGCTTGATTTATCAACTCTAGATATATTGAGTGATTGAGTTGGATCTATTACAATTATCTATTGATTGAATACCTTGAGCTTTTTGCCAAAATCTGTCTCAAAACTGATTTTGATTTGTAGCTATGGTACATTTGATACTTGAGGTTGTGATGGTTATGTTGATGTGTGGGATGGAAACAATAAAAAAAGGTTGTATCAGTTATTTTTCCTTAACTGAATTTGAAATGTCTTCCGCTCCATGACGACATTTGTCAGTTTTTTATCATACTTGTTATATTTGTCAAAACAagggttctttttttttttttgttttttgcctCTGAATTTGAGATTATGATTTCTTTGTTATACTAACTTATTCTATTGTTCGTGGAAATTTATTACTTTAGCTCATTTTTCTGAAAGTGATCAATTGGAATGCTAAAGCAAGATGAATTGTATTAGagatttcttttttgtttcagaCTTTGACAAATGCTGTTTTATATCCTGTAAATGATGTTCTTCTGTGTTTGGTTCTTTCTGCGAGATGTTACTTTTGCTTCGGTGCGTTGTGTATAAAGGCATCTTCATAAGTTACTTGTGTGAGTGCTGTTTTGAATGATTACACTTATtcttcttgaatgattttgaatgCTTTTGACTGAATAAATAGTGTGTGCAGACTAGGAATTCATTGgttattttgaatgattttgaatgCTTCTGATTTTTTGCTGCAGAATGCTGAACTGACTGCTCATGTGGCTAAGCAGTAAAGAGGAAGGAATCTGCTGTCCTATGTTAGGCATTGTCGTTTGATTATGAGTGCAGTTTCATTGGATGTTTTTTAGTTAATGTGTATTATGTAGTTATAGTTGTTAGAGGACTCAAGCACAGAAATTCTGTAATAGCTAGGTTGTTGCCATTTCAGTTTGTTGCCATTCTGTAATAGCTAGGTATGTATTGATCATATAATTTCTGAAGCATTCTTGATGGGAGAAAAAGACTTTGGGGTAAAGAATCAAGAAATCATATAGAGAACAAAGTTGAAATTAATGTAAGACGAGACCATACAGCTTTCCTAAGATTGATTCTTTATTTGGTTCATTATTTCTGAAATAAGTTCAATTCTTTGACCACCTTTTTTTTGCACattactttttcatttttttgtgtTCATCCTAGATTAGATTAATAGTTTAAATATACTTTCCACAGTAATTAATTTATAATCAGTTCCACAATTTAggtcttgattttctttttatgGCGTTTGTATAATAACCTATAAAAATGTTGGGTATATCATAATTGTTAATGTGTCTAAAACAAAATGACTtcttatatacaaaacaattaATGTCATTCTTATATACAAAACAAGTAATGTCATTCTTATATACAAAACAAGTAATGTCATTTTTAGTGTGAAGTGTCTTGTTGAATTTCACTTTGTGTATTTCAAGCTTCTCTGGCCTCCAAAGACGAAAATTCGCTGAGAAGACGAGAGCAACAACCATGATGAAAGGATTGTTTTACTACCATTACTTCCTTACAAGGACAAAGGACAATTCATGAGGTCCTAGAATCCGGTATTTATTACTAccattatatattttttttttgcttagaCGGTATTTATTATGGTTGATATGGTTTCTTTTGTTACTTTATAAACAGATCATGAAATCTCAGAATCAGTTCTCCATCGTATTGTCTCATCTATGAATCCATTCCTAAAACATGACTGGACTACATTCAATTGCTTCTATCAATTTTATCTAtcaaagtacaagtacaagctGGTATAGTTTTGCATTCTCTAACCTTATTAACTCTCTTTCTTTTGTACATATGTGTATTTACTTatcacaattttttttcataCATTTATAGAATCTGCCAGAATTTGCGAATCTAAGGCTAAATGAAGATAGTACGACGACTATAACTCTTACAAATAGTCATAAATATTATCATGTTGGTATGACCGGCAGATGTTTTGATCAAAACTGGAACCGTTTTGTTATTAATCATGATCTAAAAAATGGCCAGATATTGCTTTTTGTTCCACAATCCAAGACTCCCTTTGCTGTGCTGGTGTTTGACCGCAAAGGAATAGAGAAGTTGTTTCTATGGCAGTTTGCATTTTCCATTTGATGGCACATCTGATTTACGCTGATTCTGCTTCAACGCAATGCACGGCATTTGTTGTATTTATGTTCTTAATGGAAAAAAGTTCTGGTTAGAAAAATGCTTCCAAAGCACTGCAAATTTAATGTTTAGCAAGTTCCTACTGTTGTAAACAACAATTGAAGCTTTCATAATGGATGTTCCAACGGCATTACTTATTAAACTTTGATGTTTAGCAATAAAGTTGATCCTACCTTTGGTTACAAAAAACAAATGGCTGGTATAtattaaatttagaaaaatgCTCCATTAAATTTGCATTAACAAAACTTCAGAGTTTGGAAGTTCCTAttaaaaatttagaaatttaaatttgcatTTCAGACTTTGGAAGTTTAGCAAAGTTTAGCAAATTTAGAAATTCAGGCTTTGGAAGTTCCAAAGCACTTCcattaaatttagaaatttagCAACTTCCATGAAAGTTCGTAGCGAAGAAATATCAACAAACCTTCAGACTCATGGTATATATATACTAAAAAATGTACATTTCTAAATAAAATGTTATTTTTCTTACTTCAGAAATGGAATGGGCATTTTACATTACTATCGCGCGAAGCGCGTTATTGCCTCCTAGTATATAATAAGAACCAAGGAGATCTTTTCGCGGGCAACTTTTCAGCAATCAGATCCAATTTTTCCCTTCAATTAAATCAACTATCCACAAacaacaaaatcaagaaaacttgGGATCTTTTTTCGTGCATGCAGAAGAACGTTAGTTTCATCAATCGCCATGTGAATCTCTTCGCCCCTTTTGTTTATCAGTGTTTGACATATATAGTAACGTACGTATTTGTATGCGTGTCCTTTGGTGAAGACTgcggtagttttttttttttccccctcttttgattggattttctgaaatgaacagatgatgaaaaggaagaaaagatttgAGACCATGAGAAAGTTGTTGGAGATTGATGAAATGCCATGGGGCATCCGATTCAAGCCAAAGCAACAAGAAGTaagatatcttttttttttttttctttttcttttcgtatagaattttcttttgttatgcCTTCTTTCAAGAGAGCctaaaatcatctaaaaccccCCACTATCAAAATCTTATGGTACTTTTTTTGTGAGCTCTGGAAGATTTCTACCTCAAAAATTTGCTTTTGCTGCATCTAAAGTCTAAAGACTCTAAGCCCCGTTCTTTGCAATTTTGGGTATAAAACTTTGATATCTAAGTTCCTCATACTTTAC contains:
- the LOC113762362 gene encoding uncharacterized protein LOC113762362 isoform X1 encodes the protein MIQNDLVHGWGLDFALRRCVEPAHEKIDVVDSQWIVHQVIPSLGSQGQSENGKAPWQGVRERCRSEWVQFQDRLANADKKYIEQFGRTRYLNNRKFCILLSFLAFGSDWKRNIETLEKNSVTSLRTLINLGSEVYMQADVMLN
- the LOC113762362 gene encoding uncharacterized protein LOC113762362 isoform X2 translates to MIQNDLVHGWGLDFALRRCVEPAHEKIDVVDSQWIVHQVIPSLGSQGQSENGKAPWQGVRERCRSEWVQFQDRLANADKKYIEQFGRTRYLNNRKFCILLSFLAFGMLN
- the LOC113762362 gene encoding uncharacterized protein LOC113762362 isoform X3 translates to MIQNDLVHGWGLDFALRRCVEPAHEKIDVVDSQWIVHQVIPSLGSQGQSENGKAPWQGVRERCRSEWVQFQDRLANADKKYIEQFGRTRYLNNRKFSLIGKEI